aaattataataataaatagtgttaatgtaattaaataattcaggacagcCTGTCCTGCTTAGTCTGTTATTATACAATTATGTGAtagaattacaattaaaatatgcatcaatcatttttctgctgtgataacccgaaacacaggtttaaaacaaacctagttcgggtgtccctatattatctttagaccatccttctcgtatattattacgtcttggtgtagattaactcaactcctatgattataactattaagatatttttactggttttacatctgattcatttgtattcgtacatgaactaagtaatgtgaactaggtttttaataaatttattttattattttatatgagaGGACCGAAAATACTtagaatatgtttttgtttctaaaaggaggtaatttattttcgtatcaTCCAGTAATTTGATATCTATGGCCGGCCTACCACAAAACCAGTCACTATTAAAGCAGAATTATTGCCGtagtgaaagagagatgccactacgCGCAATGTAGAGTGCTATCTCACTCATGTAACTTCAACAGTTCTACATTTAAAGGTGACGGTAGGTAGGTGATAACTATAGGTATGTACTGAGTCATATATGTATTTCAAGTCAACGCCATCCGAAATATGCATTTTATCACGTGCGAGTtgcaaaataaacacatttgcTTCGTTATTAAATACCGAAAcaaatttatcaaattttgataataacttattacatattaatattaaagaaacggAGATTACAATGaagacaaattatatttattaccgATCACtcagagataaaaataatgttatgctATAAGTAACTTGTGTTGAGGTTACAGATTAAAATCCATTGTGAAATTGATACCAATGTGATTTTTTGAtcagtaaaataataagaaaatttgGATCTCTTAAAACATTAAGCCTGAATATCGCTGTAGCGAAGTTTGTtggtttataaaaaacacaaaaactttctAGAATATCactttattattcttaaatcttgtcttaaataaataacacaaaaattagactagatacaataaattattttaaataacttgtcAAATTCTAAATTGCCAATTTGGACACATAATAAGGTACCAAAACAGTTATAGTTATCTTTTTTAACAGATTCCCATACATTTGCatgaaagaaacatttttagGCTTAAACAAAATGGCTACCGAATCGTCCGAATCCACAACTGATACAGAATTcggtacaatatttttaaaagggagattatctaaatttaatttcgtatttttagctaaagattttaaattcacatttgGTTTATCGCAAAACATTTCTTTTGGTAACGGGATATTTGCAGTTTCACCCAAGATGTCGGAAGCTCTTTGACAGGGTATGTCAAAATAAGTTCTTGGCTTCGGGCTGTCAAATTGTGACGTTTCAATTGGCGGGGTAAAATCACTGCGGCCGCCATTTGTGGGTCGAAAGATGGGCATCATAGTtggtgttttttctttttcgcattgatcttttaattttgttaaggcTTTAGCGATTTTCTTGAATACTTCAGAGAAGTCTGTTGTGTTTTTAACTGTTGTGTCATTTTCTTTGACTGTATCTAGCATATACGATTGATTTTCTACCACTTCTTTGATTGGCTGAAGTCTTTCTTCTACAATGCTATCAATATCAATTTCTGGAAGTTCTGGAAGTTCTGGCTCCTTCTTAACATCTTCTGTTGCTTCTTTATTCTCTTTTTCCTCGGTCAAAAGATACTTCACGATTTTGGCGACTTTGTAAAGTTTGTCTTTTTTGATTTTCGATGTATTTTTGATCATTTGTAGCTGTGGTAAGAGCTCTTCCCATTCTGTGGTCGTGGAACCAGATGAGGATTTCAGGTTCTTGATGAGCATTGGGACTGAATCATcaacttgtgacgtcacttcctGTTAACAGatcatttaaaatgtacataaaaagGTACTGAAATCTGGCTAATTTGACGTgagatattaatttttttttaattaaaacagtattgtGTTAGTAGGGCAAGTTATATTCTTGGAATTCAATTCCTACTACGGCTGAGTCAAACTGTGTCAAAACGTCAACCGCCAAGATTTTGCAAATTTACCCTTAACGCAACAGTATAAAGGTCACAATGATGCATACTTTTGAGATAGCTCAAGAGATTATTTTCTCATTGTCAAAGACATCGCTATTTATCACGTCACGTAATTGTAACGTTAAATATTCTAAGTCACTTTTATACAAAACGAAGCGCTTTCTCAAAAATAGAACCAATATATTACTTTGGGCAAACAAAATAGAATTCATTaggtttaaaatacaaacatataaaacttacattgaaaataacacaaaaaacaagaactaaatatttttcaaacatttttcttgAATACAACACgcttttaacaatataaacttatcaataaaacaaatgatattaATCGCaagtttttgtatataatttatcGATTACAAAATTCCGATTTCAATAATCGGTATGACATAATGTATTTCGCATCACTAtttgataactttttaattacaccGGAATTCGAAATTTCGAATGTcaatacaaagtttttttttactataaatttggttttatttttaaatatacaaattgcgtaatttttaaaatgtccGAATATCCGAAATTGAATGAAACCAACACATCTTTTAAGAGAGAAATATTGATAAAGAAACCACAACAAGAAAGCTGATAAAGCTACATTATGGATGGGTTAATCTTAGACCACAAGAAGTTATTACGTAAAATCAAACAATTCAGCAATTTGTTTTGCGAtatgataaaattttgattgtCATTTTAACAGAAAATTTTCAGGTTTGCTTGAGTGATAAAAAAGTAAGTACTCTCATTATTTCGATTTATAATCGCAAAAAGCTATGTTTCCGCCCGGGATCGAACCGGGGGCCTTCTGCGTGTTAGGCAGATGTGATAACCGCTACACCACGGAAACTTGACTGACATTGTCAAAACAGCTGTCAATACAAAATTCAAGAAACATAAACGAAACATTTTTGCTAAAAACTCCCTTGTTTATCGATTCAAAAGAATTTAAACTTTACCGTAATTGCAATAGAGTGATTTTCGCATTGTATCAGAAATGCAAATAGACAtttaacagataaaaaaaacaattcgttttttttttaattttgcaactGTGCTATCGGCGAAGGTTGCTCCATATACGTTTCaatactttcatatttaaaagaaaaggaTTTCACGTgttaataaatgtgaaatttttataattatgaaattatttcatataaatagtGTGCCGTTTATAGAGAAAGTACATTCAAAGTTTAGTTTTGaagatcaatcaatcaaaatgaaatCCTTCGCATTTGCATTCGTCATTGTGCAGGCTGTTCTTATCCAGGTACGTTTTgaattttttcgaaaaatatcaattgtttttgtttgcctTAACAAGTTTCCTAACGACGTTATTTTCCTAAACGTAGTATACTAtagtctgtattttttaaatcaatatctatatctatctaatAGCTTTGAAAATATGAGTACCATAGGTTTTACTACCCTTTTCTACTCGTGTCATATAAGTACACAGGATGTGCCAAGACTGAACATCAGTATGATTATAACCTAATTGTTATTTTCAATCCTGCTTTTCATGTAATCCTACTACACTCCTTTTAGTATAATACGATTTAAAAATCCATTTACAATTGCAATATACAACTGCTTCAACAATCCTGCAATTTTCTAACCACCTTCTACTTCCACAGTCTGCCTTCTCACAATGCATCCGCGGCCCCTCCCCCATCGCCCTCTCCTCCCCCCTGGTCTCCACCATCGCGCAACCCAGCGTCGCGGCCAGCCTTGCCGACACTCTCTCCTTGCTTACCGTCAGCAGTCTACTCGCTGAGAGCCTCCCCCTCAACCCCAACGTGATCGCTACTGTACCGGTTGCAGTGGCCCCAGCGTACGCCCCTGCGTACACCACAGCTTATGCCCCAACATACGCCTATGGTGGTTGTGGGGGTGGGTGCGGTTGCGGTTGTGGGGGTTACAATGGATACTCTTACATCTTCTAAGTATGGTCAAGTAATTGGCAGCCTTTTTATGGCTCTTTCTGTATGATTTACTCAATCGTAAGCTTCAGTTCGTTCTAGAAGATTTAGCCTGGTGAGTACTGATGGgcattaaattttctttactttaacGAATGGAAAATGATCTAAGATCTGAGTAAGAGccttaaaaattcaattttagaaGAGTTTTcatagttctttattttaatagacgccattttaaaatttttgtttttaattttgttttgtttttttcttactttttaattgttataccgagaattttgaaacatttcgTTTTGAAGGTTGgtacaaagaaaaagaaaattgtagaaCAGTTTAAAAGTTTCCCCAATCATAATGACTTagtaaatattgtgtaatactGATAAGTGTgtcaaaatatgtattacttTGCATGTTGTAATAAAGTAACTTGTCATAATGTCATTGTTTTACTTCACTCCTGCTGATAAAGCACGTTCTGTGTGAAAGAAAGTTATGTCAACGTGAATATTAGTGACTTAATACAgcgttattgttattattatgttaagctGATTATATAGTTCTCAACAGGAGACTGTCTGGACAAAGTCTAATAGTTTTAGAATAGAAAACGAATAATAAACTCGATTCGAACTTGGGATCACAGTTTATGCGATGAGCACGTACATTGGTACTGTATCTGGTTGAAATTTATCTTCAATTTTGAATACAGACCGATATCCCGCACGTTACCAATCGATAAagatcccatgggaacataaaatcgagataattATTCTATATGTAAATCCtcgttgtaaactatctgtgtaccaattttcatctaaatccgttcagtagttttagagactagatggcgttcgTTAAAAGTTGtggaactatttttttattttatttacctttcaCATGCATTAAAGCAACATGCACAAAGCCAAACAAAATCTAGACtagaaatctaaatattgtaatttaactaatgtaataaatacgAATGTATGTGAGTAAGTGTGTTTGTATTTGCTTGTGtatctttatttacttttcacGTCCAAAGGgctgaagttgctgtggtagaCGTTCAATCAAAATCCCATTGttaaagaattgaaaaaaaaaatttagtcgtattttaatatatttttttataagaaaactaaattatcGTTTCTAcgaaaatcaaaatctattgatCCGTACGAGAGATCCAACAACCGTCGAATTTATATAgtacatttgaaataatatttatatttaataatatatttgaatttatattaagataGTATATTTGAAAACGTTGAAAAGCAGTTTGACCATTCAAAAGTAATGGTGAATTTAAAGTCACATGTCCCCAACCAATTGTTCATTatgtgtaagtatttaaattatgtattgagTTTTGTAGGTCACTTATACACACGCAtacacttttaataaattaatcgtaAGTTTACGTTTTGTTTAAATCATCGCTTTTATTGAAGACGTCAGCAAAATATTAGTCTTTAATTTGATCTACTTGTTTTGACTGCATTGAGAGTCGGGTTCGATAGCCGAGTAATACAGGTATTCGTGTTATCCACAAGTGctagttctgagtctgggtgtgttctgtacatgacttgaatttttgcgaaagacaaataaaaaaatcattttttccaATAAGGTTACTAAGTACCTAGACTTAAATGTgaaattgcaattaaaaaaaaagactcccgcaccaaggaattcaatcctagtgtcgcggggggtttcacaaacatacgaatcacatatgcacaatgacacccagactcagaacaagcatccgAGGATCACGCAAATGATTGTCCTaaatggggatcgaacccacgacacgacaCGTACAGTGgttttagcgtggtgacctcaaccactcggctatccgtgcattcaagCCATTGACAGCAACCAGAGTCACCCATCCTTCACCGATTAACTGCTTCCCCTGCGCGAGAGGAAATGGCGCAACAGACTCGCCACCAGCACAAGCGTATATTCTGTCGAATCGAGTCTGCGATacacgatttattattatttattgaaatgaccTAGTTGAAATTTGGTTAAAGGGGTgtgattttttgaaaaaacgAGAAAAACTGTCTTTAAATAGTACAAGCAAAGAATCGAAGTTACTTTTGCTTTCTCAATGTCTTTAAGGCCCTTACAAGTAAATAGTCAATTAAACCAccagctttataaaaaaaaacattgaaatttaGAATTACCCAGAGCCAGCGGAGAACATTGTGTCACTTAAGTATTTAGGGCTTAGGTAATTAATATCAAGTGTCAGTTTTTAGCTTATACAAACAGTATAGGTATACGATATGCACCACGGAAGGTAGGAGACTCCAGACGTTAAAGCATCTTAAATTTGGCTTAATAGGCCTTCGAACAATCACGCCCTAACATTGGGCCTGCTCGCAATTACCATGTGAGGTGCTTAAGAATCAATTTTCCTCTGTATTTTAAGTGTCCCTTATAATTAAGAGTCCATTACCAGTCAAACATTCAGCagacattattataaagaataacATAACAACGAACAAAActcagtataaataaaacaaaacacaaataaacacgaacaaaaataatttattaatctcTTAAATAACTTGCGTATTCACACAACCGGTGTTAACAACAGCCGTGCCTGATGAAGGCAGACTGCCATCGACTACTACGGAGCCATAAACAGGGAAGATACCCTTCACTCTTATGCTGCCACCTACCGGCAGTTCGCCTGTAACTGACATGTCACCGAATTGTAATGTTGGCTCTATCTCGGTTATGACAGGCGTGCCAGCGATCGCGTCTGGCGGGATTTGGTTGTAAATGGAGTTGAGCGATGGGTAGGTGATTGGCAGGGCTGTGGTATTCTGAAAAGGAAaggttaatttataatttttgtttataaacaagagatactttgtttttataacaaaaatatttatttatatatttttatttgttaaatatatatatttacaatatgaaGTGCTCCACtaaaccggtttatcggtttaTAGAAAGCTGACTACTGAGCCTAAGTTAATGAAATTTTGATGGGACCAAATTGCAGCCATTTTTCATTAAAAGgataattatcaaaattggATCTTGCAGAAGTTTGGAggtaataaacttaaaaaatatttttttctaactatAACAAAAAGggttatttactttttgaagaACAGTTGAAACTTACATGAATAACAGTCGCAAGAAGGCAGAATAACACAACACATTTGCCGAACATCatgagatattaaaaaaaataactgacatGTCAAATGTCAATACCCACTTTATATATCGATCGTTACAAAATCGATTAGAATCGAATGTAATTTTATCGATAAGTGATAATTGTTACCTAATATTAAGTCTAAATGCGTTatctgttttctatttaaatagataatgcTACTGGAAAAGATCGTgatgaattaaatattgatCAATGAAACCAGCACTCATAGTTAATTACCTAAATACATTGCAAATAGGTCTACCATGAAACGttttataaaacttgaaaaaaaaaacattttaacacaaaTTTACCTTcaatttgctttaaaaatgctttaataaattttcaattgacgtcgaaaaggaaaaaaaaacaattttaattggcAACCTATGCTAATTTTTTTTAGGTACTTATAGGTCAATAATCTTGGTGtctctttttttcaaaatactcaaaccatgacttttgattttaatattttatctatactaatatataaagctgaagagtttgtttgtttgtttgtttgtttgaacgcgctaatcttaggaactactggtccaaattgaaaaattctttttgtgttgaatagaccattcatcgaggaaggctataaaacatcacgctgcgactaataggagcgaagatacaatggcaaatgtgaaaaaaacagggcaggtataaatcacaacttatacttctacccacggggacgaagtcgcgggcaacagctagtactaatatataaagctgaagagtttgtttgtttgtttgaacgcgctaatctcaggaactactggttcgaattgaaacattctttttgtgttgaatagaccatttatcaaggaaggctggctataggctacataacatcacgctgcgactaataggagcgaagatacaatggaaaatgtgaaaaaacggggaaaattctaaccacgtgtacgaagtcgcgggcaacggacGCTAATTACTAATCTAATCACTAAGCTAATTTAAGTCCTTTTACTTAAATTCTGCACAAATTACAAGTTTCGCGTTACATTTCAtcgttttttaaatagaaaatattacgTTATGCTTATCTGCAAAACGTGCCGTAACGTAATCATTGTAATATCTATACTTCAAAAGGAAACTTTAGTATGCATACAGATATTTGACTATTTAACAGCTAAGTTTATCCGAATATATTTGGTTGaaagtatttttctaataattacttattaataaatatggtGAGACTTAATATATCTCCATAACAGAACAAAAAGGCCTATTAATATAGCCTGttttatatactaatattatagcctcaaaacttaattatatttgtatagttCTCGACCGCGTATAGTAACgagactttttatttatataataaatataaataaaaagaatattcaaaacGATTAAAACAAGTAATTGAATACATGAATCTCCAGCCAGCGCCACTAGCAAGCAGCGGAATTTTCAAGAACAACTTTAGTACAAGGTTATTGTAttagtttaatgttttataactagatggcgctatgtCAGAAATATAGCGAAGTAACTGAAACCTGCTCAGGTTTTTTTGAGTTCACTGCTGAGCCAACTTATAGGTTTTTTACATTTATCTGAATGTAACAGTTAGATTTATCGTAACATTTTATCAGCTGATATTAattgttaatacaaaaaaaatagaataattatatttttgtaaattaatcaaGGTCAATTTTGAGAAATATTTGTTCAACAGAGCTTATAATTAACTTGCTATACCTTGCTATTAGCATAAGTTTataaacgttatttaaaaaaaaaaacattttagttaCTCTATATTCATGTTCAAAAGCATCAAAACAAAACGCCCACACATCCGTTAACCAGGTATGAAGGATCGGCATCTCCAAAGCATTAACAACAGGATATCATTATCAAATCAATGTATTTTCTGTAGCACATACAACCTACTGACTATCTTGATACATTTGATCATAACGGCGCGTCCACCGGCACATGTTGACATCatattttgaaagtaattaaatatttacacatttcTATCGTGCAAAGTATATTCAGAAGGTTTATTTTGTACAACTATTGAATATAcatccttattaaatgatgttacggtttactcacgcgtatttatcgcggTAGCCCGACcaattcgactcgcgatcccgccgcgtctgctcatgattaaggactccggttgggtccgaaactagtcgggctaccccgataaatacgcgtgagtaaaccgttacattatttaataatgaatcagtctcacgatagttattataataatatacatccTTATACTTTCTTCTGGTGTAGGTGTAATCGTGTGATGTCTTTGAAcacctcctaaacggctggaccgattttaatgtagtttttgtACACGTTTGGGTGGCGCCATGGTTCAAATTCATAATAATCTTCTTTGAGAACATGCAAAACATACGactttaaataagaaatactgATCTTCACTGGATGAAATTATTATAGgaccaaattacagctatttattgtaggaataacagctgggacccacaatttaacgtgcctttcgaaacacggaggaactcgtaatgacaaagatggtcacccatccacggaccaaccgcgtcaagcatagcttaacctgtgaccgaatcacttatgcggttatagcttagccacgagctacttaccaaattacagctatttcaagttaaataaaaagagtCAACGAAATCGGATCACCAGTCTGAAATTCTGTGTTGTGGGTCCcgaatgtttttgatttatacatatttgacagCCGTAAGatttagaagctagaaagttcgacaaccagtctaacgggtatcgtgttgcccaggtaactgggttgaggaggtcagataggtagtggcttcttgtaaaacactgggacctagctgaatccggttagactggaagccgactccaacatagttgggaaaacgttaggccgatgatgatgactcTTTTAAAGGACTAAATAAAGCCTTCTGTGTAATTTTCACAGTACAGAATACCAGTTTCTTATCACATGTAATTGTTATCAACGGACCAATACGCTACGTCACAGTAGATGGTGGGCGATTAGTGGGCGCTAGTCCTACAGGCAagctaataaacaaatataggtatttatttagtCTAAAAATACCTACgacgattttaaaataaatattcccaatagaatatgaatttttactacttctgattaatttcgttgcttGTTccaattcaaaacaattatgCTATTTATGACGGTcgattaatgaatgaaatttgacttaaaacgacaatttttgttttctcttaagcattttttttacaaaataattgttaattcagtacgggatggtacactcaaggtcaatacaattaacttccaattattgtattagcaAAAATCCACAGAGattaggaataatttaaaatttaatccaattgccattcattcatcggccattgtaaaatagcagaatcggggccctgagatacagcctggtaataATTGGACTAACAGACAGATGGTCGAACATAACAGCTTAGCATAGTGATAAGAATCGTTTATAACCggataaagaaaacatttttttaaatcaagctCTCTAACTCCCTTCCTCACTTAGAATGAAAGTACACCCAGATGAATCAAACAAAACCATTGGGATTATATGGTATTACGGCCCTCATATGGCCATCTGCCAGCGgcatgtcatcataatattgctTAGTTACGCAACATGCATATGTATGCAACATTAcatctcaatcggaaaccgggaagtggTTCAAATTTAACTAACAATATTTGGACAGATGGGttaattttcccacgtttttatactcatttttcttgtttgtttgacgttccggttggattattttaactaaatttttgtatttgtatccATCACACTAGATATTCTAAATGGGAAAGTATGTAAGTGATTTAGTAGGGATGTTTGTTGTCTCTCCAAGCCTAAACGGCTGGAACGATTacgataaaatttggtatggcGTTAGCTAGCGAATACATGGGCTACTTTTATCAGACTTTGTTGGAAGAGGGTTATATTTTTGCAGCTAAAACCGATATCCTGGCGGGtaaagccgcgggcaacagctagtataaacaTATAGGTAGGTAGTTTAAT
This genomic window from Trichoplusia ni isolate ovarian cell line Hi5 chromosome 21, tn1, whole genome shotgun sequence contains:
- the LOC113504173 gene encoding uncharacterized protein LOC113504173; its protein translation is MLIKNLKSSSGSTTTEWEELLPQLQMIKNTSKIKKDKLYKVAKIVKYLLTEEKENKEATEDVKKEPELPELPEIDIDSIVEERLQPIKEVVENQSYMLDTVKENDTTVKNTTDFSEVFKKIAKALTKLKDQCEKEKTPTMMPIFRPTNGGRSDFTPPIETSQFDSPKPRTYFDIPCQRASDILGETANIPLPKEMFCDKPNVNLKSLAKNTKLNLDNLPFKNIVPNSVSVVDSDDSVAILFKPKNVSFMQMYGNLLKKITITVLVPYYVSKLAI
- the LOC113504174 gene encoding uncharacterized protein LOC113504174 encodes the protein MKSFAFAFVIVQAVLIQSAFSQCIRGPSPIALSSPLVSTIAQPSVAASLADTLSLLTVSSLLAESLPLNPNVIATVPVAVAPAYAPAYTTAYAPTYAYGGCGGGCGCGCGGYNGYSYIF
- the LOC113504175 gene encoding uncharacterized protein LOC113504175 — its product is MMFGKCVVLFCLLATVIHNTTALPITYPSLNSIYNQIPPDAIAGTPVITEIEPTLQFGDMSVTGELPVGGSIRVKGIFPVYGSVVVDGSLPSSGTAVVNTGCVNTQVI